The sequence TCCGGTACGTTATTGCCGCTTTTGCGCGCCGAACCGTGGCATACGCAAGACTGCCGAGGTGGATTCGGGCATAGCGGCGATCTTGGGAGCTACCGTCGGCGCACTCGGTACGGGAGGTGCCGCAGCCGTCACGGGGCTTTGGGGAGCCCGGACCGCCCGGAGTCAACTCGCGGCCCAGGAGGCACAGCTGAGGCGCGGTCTGCGCGTCGGTCATGTGCGGGAGCGCCGTGAGCCGCGCCGTATCGTGTACGCGGTTTTCCTGGAACAGGCACGAGCCACCGAGCGCGCGCTCGGAAGGTACCGGGAGTCCCACACCACGGACCTGGACGCCTTTCACCGAGAGCTCGACAAGCTCGATCATCTCGGAGTGCACGTACTTCTGGAGGGGCCGCCGCCCGTGGTCTCCCCTTCACAGGAACTCATCAGAACCGCACACCGATGCATCAGGCCCTTGCGGAATTCCATCGAAGCAGGAGAGCGATGCGACGCCGGGTCCCACGAGTGCGTGGACGCCGCCGCATCCGTTGCCGAAGCCGGGCTGGCCTTCACCGCCGAGGTACGAGACTTCGCGGAGGCCGCCCGCCGCGTTCTCGACGACGCTTCGGCGATCGAGACTCCGACCCCCTGAGAACGCGCAGCCTTCGGCCGATCGGCCCGACGCCGCCGCCTTCCCGCCCACAGAACGCCAACGACAAGGACAGGGACAGGGACAGGGACAGGGACAAAGACGGGGACGGAGGCGGTGGGGTCGAAGGGAAGGGGCGGTGGGCCGAACCGCAAGGGCGAACCGTAGAAGCTACCCACGGACCGCACCCTCATCCGCGCAGCCGGCACGCATGGAAGCGCGTGCGGCGAGATTGCCGCCGGAAGTCCCGATTGTGCCGGTGGCATGGGCCACGAGCAGTCGGCCGTACCGGGCGCTGCACCCTCTTCGCGCCTCGAGCCCACCACGAATGCGCCGTTCACCACCAATTGCCGTCCGGCAGCCCTGCCCGGATTTCGCTCGCCGGTACGGGGGTGCACACTTTCTGCTGAAGGCCGTTCCTGCGGGCTTGGTGCAGCAGGAAATCAGCAAATCCTTCTCTGGAATCGGGCGCGCCGTGCGCCCACGAGGGAAGGACGGCTATGCGACGCATTATCGTCGGCACCTGCGCTGCACTCGTTGCTCTGGGGATCGGGCTGGCCGGTCCGGCCGTTGCTGCTCCGGTACCGGTGACCGCGCTCAACTGCGATGGCGACACCTACAAGTGCACAGCCAACCTCCGCTTCGGTGACAACAATTGGAAGGCCAGCTGGGGCGCGACCATCTCCCACCAGTCACCCCGCTCCGCCTACCGTGCTCCGGTACCGGTAACGGGCCTCAACTGCGACGGCGACACCGGCAAGTGCACCGCCAACTTGCAATTCGGCGACGGGAATTGGCGCGCGAGCTGGTCAGCCAGCATCTTCCACCAGGCGCTCCGGTCCGCCGACGGCGCACGGCTTGCCGCTCCCGTGCCGGCGAACAGCCTGACCTGTGACGGCGACACCGGTCGCTGTTCCGTCAACCTCCAGTTCGGCGACGGCAACTGGAAGGCCAACTGGGCCGCGACCATCTACCACCCGTAACCGATCGGCCCTCGGCCGTGGGGGCGAACAGCGGAAGACGGAACACGAACAACGGAAGACGAACGACGGAACACGGAACGCGGAAGCGGTGCCCGGGGACGAGCGGCAGGTGTCCCCGGGCATCACCACTGCCGCACGGCGGGGACCGCCCCGCGCGCACGCCGGGCGGCTCGTGAAACGGGTCTGCGGAATACCGGCGCACGCCGGTCGGCGGCCCGGGAGTCACGCTCATTTACTTATTGTCATGTTGATTGTGGAACGCGTCATTGCTGACACGTACGCGCCTTCTTTCGACCGGCCGGGAACCCTACCGTCGCATGCACCCAACATTCGACGACCGGCAACTTCCGCTCCCACCAGACCCGTTCACGAACGGAATCGTGAGGGAGAGGGAGCGGCGGCTGCCCAGGGAGAAGTCATGTCCGCAGTCGTACAGCAGCAAGAAAGTCCGCAGTCCCCGGGCTCCTGGCCCGGCGGGGACGGGGGAAACTGGCCCAGATATCCGAGGCTCTACGAGGCCATTCCGGACTCGGGACCGACCTCCGGAGGAAATACCGTCCTGCTCACCGGGGCGGGCCTGCAGGGCACAAGCCAGGTCACCTTCGGTGGCATCCCCGCCACCATCGTCGCCCAGGACCCTTCCGGCGGCTCGGTCACCGTCGTAGCGCCCCCGCACACAGCGGGTACGGTCCAGATCATCGCCACCACACCGAGAGGCAACACCAACTCGGTGAGCTACACCTACACCATCGCTCCGCCCACCGGTCCGACGGTCACCGCTCTTGTGCCCAGCAGCGGGTCCACCGCCGGCGGCACCGCGTTCGCCATCATCGGCACCAACCTCACCGGCGCAACCGTCACCTTCAACGGCGTGCCGGCCACCGGAGTGTCCATCAACCCCATGGGGACGGTGCTCACCGGCGTCACGCCGCCCGGCCCCATCGGCAATGTCCCGGTCGTCGTCACCACCCCGGCCGGGAGCACCGCCGTCGCCGGCGGGTACACCTATACGGCGCCTCCGCCCGTGGTCACGTCGCTGTCGCCGTCGTCGGGCAGTGCTGTGGGTGGTACGGCGTTTGTGATCACGGGGAGCAGTTTGAGTGGTGCGGTGGTGACGTTCAACGGGGTTGCGGCGACAGGGGTTTCGGTCAATGCGTCGGGTACGGCGCTGGTCGGCTTCGCCCCTGCCGGGGCGCCGGGCAACGTTCCGGTCGTCGTCACCACCCCGGCGGGCAGTACCACGGTCGCCGGTGGGTACACGTACACCGCCCCGCCTCCGCCTGTCGTCACGTCGCTGTCGCCGTCGTCGGGCAGTGCTGTGGGTGGTGCGGCGTTTGTGATCACGGGGAGCAGTTTGAGTGGTGCGGTGGTGACGTTCAACGGGGTTGCGGCGACGGGGGTTTCGGTCAATGCGTCGGGTACGGCGCTGGTCGGCTTCACCCCTGCCGGGGCGCCGGGCAACGTTCCCGTCGTCGTCACCACCCCGGGCGGCAGCGCCAACGTCGCCGGCGGATACACCTACGTGTGAGCGGTCCTCCTTGCACCGGTTCGCCCGCGGCAAGGAGGACGGTCCGGGGTTCGCATCCGCCGTAATCGGTCGAGTGGCCGAGCGGTCGAGCCGCCGAGCGGTGATGCGACACCTCTGCCGGGTCCGCCCCGCCCTGTCGCCGGCTCATCAGGAACCGGTGGCAGGGCGCCACGAGCAGGGCGTTACGAGCGAGGTCCGAGGAGCGGGGGGAGTACGAGCAGGACGACGAATAGGGCCATGAATAGGGCGCCAAGAAGACGGCGGCACAAAAGACGGCGGCACGCACGAGACGCGTCATGGCGGCACGTCACCCCAGTTGGCGGGGGCCGGCCGGGTGGCATCCGCTCAACGCTCAGGCTGCGCCATCCGGGTGAAGAGGTAAGGGCCGTCTCACCTCGGATCGTATTTCCTGCGTAACTGGTAGACGACGGGCAAACGGGCTTTTCAAGGGTTTCGCCGACACCGAGGCGGGGGCGGGGACATGCCGATCAATCCGGACCAAGGGTCAACCGGTGGTGGGGCCACGGTCACCTTCACCGGTACCGGCCTCGCAGACGCCACCGTGGTGCACTTCGGGAACAAGTCGGCCGCCATCACGGCCAATACCCCCACCTCCGTGTCGGTGGTCGCCCCTTCGGGGGCCGGAGTGGTCGACGCCACGGTGAGCACCCCGGGGGGCACCAGCAACCCCGAGCCCTTCTACTACGTTCCCCCGCCCGTCATCGTCGCCGTCGCGCCGTCGTCCGGGCCCCTCGCGGGCGGCGAGACGGTTACCGTCACCGGGCGCGGCCTCGCCACCACCACCTCGGTGGCGTTCGGTGCAACAGAGGTGACGCCGACGGTGGTGTCCGACAGTGAACTGACTGTCGTGAGCCCGGCCCATGCGGCCGGTGCCGTGGCTTTGGTCGTCACGGCTCTGGGCGGTACCGCCACCGCCTCCGGAACCTTCGGCTTCGTGGGCCCGCCGACCGCCACCGGCTTCAGCCCGCTGACGGGCCTCCCCGCAGGCGGCACACTGGTCGGCATCACGGGCACTCGGCTGTCGACGACCACCGGTGTGACCTTCGGCGGTGTCCCCGCCACGTTCGCGGTCCTGTCCGACACCCAAGTCGCAGCCATCGCCCCCACCCATTCTCTGGGCGCGGTCACCGTCGCGGTCACCACTACGGGCGGCTCCGCCACCGCGCCCGGGGTGTTTCTCTACCTGCTCGGTTGACGAGTGGTGCGCACGCGCTGCCTTGAGTGTCCGCCCCTACCTTGAGTCACCACCCCTCCCTGAGTCTCCTCCATCCCTCCCTTGAGTGGTCGGGCCTGTGCGCACTGTGGTGCCCGTGCGGCGCCGGTCCGGCCCCGGCCCGTAGGCCTGACGTCACGGCACACAATGCGCCCGAGTTGGTTTCGACCCAGGTCAGGGCCCTTTTCGCGTTTCGTGGCTCTTGGAAGGGGCCCGGACCCGTCGCCGGATGGCTCACCGGCAGGTTCCGCGCAAGCGACCGGCCGCCCCGTCGCCTCGCGGCGCGGAACTTGCGCCGCGGTCCTCGAAGATCGGTCCCGGATGCTGCCCAGTTGCCATCGGAGGGTATGTGTGCCCACGCGCCTCAGGAGGGCATTTGTCCAGCTGAATTGGAACAATTCGACAACCCACCGAGGGCAGCGCAACATGTGGTTGTGGGAGGTGCACAGATGATCGCGAACCTCGAACATGGGGGGCACGGCCAGTCGGCTTACGTCGCACTGGACGTCCCCCTCCGCGATCAACAGCCATGAGCTCAGATGACCTGATCTTTTCCTGGCCACCCGCGAGCAGCCGGCCAACCGTGCACATCGCCCTTCTCGGCGGTTTCGACCTAGTGGTGAACGACGTCCCGGTGACGGTGCCCGTCGGTTCGAAACGGCTGCTGGCGTTCATTGCGCTCAACGGTCGTGCCGCTGCCCCTCGCTCCCTGGTTGCGGGGAGCCTCTGGCCCGAGGCATGCGAACAGAGCGCGTACGCGAATCTACGGTCGGCGCTGTCACGCCTGCGTGGCATCGGCAGGAAAGCCCTGGAGGTCAGTCCTACCGAGGTGCGCCTGGCGCGAAAGGTCACCGTTGACCTGCATCACGCCCGGTCGCTGGCCCAGCGCATACTCGACCCCGGCGTCCCGGCCGAAGACCTCAACATCAACGCGGCCACCGTCGACCAGCTCACCGACGACCTGCTGCCCGGCTGGTACGACGAGTGGGCCCTGCGGGAGGCCGAGCAATGGCAGCAGCTCCGGCTCCACGCCCTTGAGGCGCTGGCGGGAGCATTCATCGACACGAAGCAGTTCGCCGGGGCTGTCGCGGCCGCCCACGCGGCCGTACAAGCCAATCCACTACGGGAGAGCAGTCAGGCTTCGCTGATCCGCGCCCACCTGGCGGAGGGCAATCCGTCCGAGGCCTTGGACGAATTCGAACGCTATACGCACCGTCTCCGCGACGAGCTCGGACTTCGCCCCACGCCGCGGCTGTGCGACCTGGTGGACGGACTGCAGCGGCCGGGTGCCGGCTGGTGACGTCGGCTGGTGCCCTCGGTCGGTCACCAACTCCGATGGGCAACTCCGGTTGGTGACTCCAACTGGTGACTCCCCGTGGCCGCAGAGCTGTGGGTTCCTCAGGGCCCCGAGGTGGGGCCCTCCGAGGTTCCCCTCAAGGTGCCGCCACGTCGTTCAATGTGCCACGCCCCTCAAAGTGCCGCCCGTTCGAGGTGCTGTGCCGGTGCCTGCGCCTGCGGCTGTGCCTGTGCTTGTTCCTGTTCTGTTCGCGGTGCCAGCTGACTCAAGGTGCGGCCGACCCTCGTGACGCGAAGTGGCTCAGTCCGTCGGGTCGGGCGCTCCGGCGGCCTCGGCGCTTTCGTTCGTACTGCGCGGTCGCCGCACAGGGGAGGGGTACGTCCCATCAACCATTCGGCTCAATAGAGTATTTGTGCGGCAATGCACTCATTTATTCTCATTTAGACGCGGTGATCCGATGAAAGACCAGGTGACCCGCAACTGAATCCGCCGAATGTCCGGGACCTGCGATCGAGGGAGCATTGTGGAGCCACGCGAGACAACCTCGGTCGAGACCGGCTCGGACGCCGCCGACGGAGGCCCTGCACCCAGTGCGTCATCTGCCCCCCGTGCGCTGCCGCCTGCGCCCAACGGGTCCTGGTCGCTGCTGTCGCGAATAGTGATCGCGGGAACCATCGCGGTGTTGGCGATCGTCGTCACACTCCACGTGGTCCTGATATTCCTGTTCGTCGCCCCGTCGAACGCCCTCAGCAGGCAGTACAACGGGCTGGTCAACGGCTGGGTCTATCCGGAGTTCGACCAGAACTGGCAGCTTTTCGCCCCGAACCCGCTCCAGCAGAACATCGCCGTGAATGCGCGCGCCGAGGTCAAGTTCGCCGACGGTTCCCGGCGTTTGACGAACTGGGTGGGCCTGACCGCCCAGGACCTCAAGGCGATCAGAAACAATCCCGCACCCAGCCACGCGCACCAGAACCTGCTTCGCCAGGCCTGGGACTTCTACAACAGGACGCACGACGTCAAGGGGCGTCCGGTCGGCCTGCGGGGCGAGCTCTCCGAGGCCTATGTGCGCCGGATCGCGGCACACCGGATCGGGCCCCGGGTCGACGGCGGCCAGGTGGTCAAGGTGCAGATCTACGCGTCGAACACCCCGATTGTCCCGCCGAAGTGGAGTACTGAGCGCGTGAACACCCAGACGACCTACCAGGTGCTTCCGTGGTGGCCGGTCTCCAAGAAGGAGTTCCAGTGAGCGTCGAGAAGGACACCGCCCGGGCACCTTCCCCCTTCAAGGACTTGGGCACAAAGCTCGACCGGGCCATCGCCAGAGGTCTGAACAAGATCACGGGGATGACGCTGGCTCCCTACCAGGCCGCGGTCGTCCGGATCGGCTTCGCGCTGACCTTCGGCCTCTACCTCATCCGCGAGTGGCCGCACCGCCAGGAGCTCTACGGCACCACCAGCCCATGGGGATTGGACCTGGCCCATCGCCTCGTCGACTCGAACCACGCGTTCACGGTGCTGCTGTGGTCGAGCGACAGGCTGTGGTTCGAGCTGGTCTACCACGGGACGATCGTGGCGTGCGTGCTGCTGCTCATCGGATGGCACACCCGCACGACCTCGTTGCTGTTCATGATCGGGGTGTTGTCGCTGCTCAACCGCAACGTCCTGCTGGGCGACGGTGGCGACACCCTCATCCATCTGATCGCGAGTTATCTGGTGCTCACCCGCTGCGGGCAGGTCTGGTCGCTGGACGCGCGACGGCGGGCGCGCGCGGCGGCGTTGGGCGAGGAGGACAGGAACCCGGTGGGCGTGGCCCTTTGGGGGCTCTGCGGCCTGGGCCTCGCCCTGGCGCAGATCACGGGATTCGCGCAGCTCCCCTGGGGGTGGATCCTGATCTTCTGGGGGCTGTGGCTGATCCAGGCCCTCTGGTACTGGGCCGGGCGGAGCCGCTTCTCCGAGGTGCGAGGGGTGCTGGATGTCACCGCCAACCTCGTCCACAACTCGGCGATGCTGGTGATCGCCGCCCAGGTGTGTCTGCTCTACGCCACGGCCGGCTGGTACAAGATCCAGGGGCCGCGCTGGCAGGACGGAACCGCCCTGCACTATCCGCTTCACCTGAACTACTTCAGCCCGTGGACTCCGCTGTCCCAGGCACTCGACAGCGGCTCCGTGATCGTCACGCTGATCACCTACGGCACTGTCATCGCGCAGGTCGCCTTCCCCTTCACCCTCCTCAACCGCCGGGTGAAGAACGTGCTGCTCGCGATCCTGATGACCGAACACGCGACGATCGCGGTGATCTGCGGCTTGCCGTTCTTCTCGCTGGCGATGGTCGTTGCGGACATGGTCTTCCTCCCGACCAACTTCCTGCTGTGGATCGGGTCGAGGGTGTCGTCCACACGGAACCGCATCACCCGCCCGCTCCGCCGCGACAAGGAACCACAGGTAACCGGGGCGAAGGCCCCAGTGTGAGGTGAGGTAAGGGACCTCCCCCGCAGGACACGGCGAACGTCCCCCGGCGGAGTCGGCCCGTGGTGGGGACGATCCGCCGGGGAGACCTCGGGGTTCACATCACCTGGCGACTGCGCAGGCAGAGCAGGGAGATCGCGAGATCGCGTCCGCCCCTCGGCCGGAGCCGAGAGCTCTGCGCTGTGCGTCGCCCGGGCGGCAGCCGGTGGTGGCGCCGGTGGTGACGCCACTCGTGCGGCTGCTGCCCC is a genomic window of Streptomyces sp. Edi2 containing:
- a CDS encoding IPT/TIG domain-containing protein, translating into MSAVVQQQESPQSPGSWPGGDGGNWPRYPRLYEAIPDSGPTSGGNTVLLTGAGLQGTSQVTFGGIPATIVAQDPSGGSVTVVAPPHTAGTVQIIATTPRGNTNSVSYTYTIAPPTGPTVTALVPSSGSTAGGTAFAIIGTNLTGATVTFNGVPATGVSINPMGTVLTGVTPPGPIGNVPVVVTTPAGSTAVAGGYTYTAPPPVVTSLSPSSGSAVGGTAFVITGSSLSGAVVTFNGVAATGVSVNASGTALVGFAPAGAPGNVPVVVTTPAGSTTVAGGYTYTAPPPPVVTSLSPSSGSAVGGAAFVITGSSLSGAVVTFNGVAATGVSVNASGTALVGFTPAGAPGNVPVVVTTPGGSANVAGGYTYV
- a CDS encoding IPT/TIG domain-containing protein; the encoded protein is MPINPDQGSTGGGATVTFTGTGLADATVVHFGNKSAAITANTPTSVSVVAPSGAGVVDATVSTPGGTSNPEPFYYVPPPVIVAVAPSSGPLAGGETVTVTGRGLATTTSVAFGATEVTPTVVSDSELTVVSPAHAAGAVALVVTALGGTATASGTFGFVGPPTATGFSPLTGLPAGGTLVGITGTRLSTTTGVTFGGVPATFAVLSDTQVAAIAPTHSLGAVTVAVTTTGGSATAPGVFLYLLG
- a CDS encoding BTAD domain-containing putative transcriptional regulator: MHIALLGGFDLVVNDVPVTVPVGSKRLLAFIALNGRAAAPRSLVAGSLWPEACEQSAYANLRSALSRLRGIGRKALEVSPTEVRLARKVTVDLHHARSLAQRILDPGVPAEDLNINAATVDQLTDDLLPGWYDEWALREAEQWQQLRLHALEALAGAFIDTKQFAGAVAAAHAAVQANPLRESSQASLIRAHLAEGNPSEALDEFERYTHRLRDELGLRPTPRLCDLVDGLQRPGAGW
- a CDS encoding DUF5819 family protein encodes the protein MEPRETTSVETGSDAADGGPAPSASSAPRALPPAPNGSWSLLSRIVIAGTIAVLAIVVTLHVVLIFLFVAPSNALSRQYNGLVNGWVYPEFDQNWQLFAPNPLQQNIAVNARAEVKFADGSRRLTNWVGLTAQDLKAIRNNPAPSHAHQNLLRQAWDFYNRTHDVKGRPVGLRGELSEAYVRRIAAHRIGPRVDGGQVVKVQIYASNTPIVPPKWSTERVNTQTTYQVLPWWPVSKKEFQ
- a CDS encoding HTTM domain-containing protein; the encoded protein is MSVEKDTARAPSPFKDLGTKLDRAIARGLNKITGMTLAPYQAAVVRIGFALTFGLYLIREWPHRQELYGTTSPWGLDLAHRLVDSNHAFTVLLWSSDRLWFELVYHGTIVACVLLLIGWHTRTTSLLFMIGVLSLLNRNVLLGDGGDTLIHLIASYLVLTRCGQVWSLDARRRARAAALGEEDRNPVGVALWGLCGLGLALAQITGFAQLPWGWILIFWGLWLIQALWYWAGRSRFSEVRGVLDVTANLVHNSAMLVIAAQVCLLYATAGWYKIQGPRWQDGTALHYPLHLNYFSPWTPLSQALDSGSVIVTLITYGTVIAQVAFPFTLLNRRVKNVLLAILMTEHATIAVICGLPFFSLAMVVADMVFLPTNFLLWIGSRVSSTRNRITRPLRRDKEPQVTGAKAPV